The sequence below is a genomic window from Malassezia restricta chromosome IV, complete sequence.
GCGTGTGATGCGGTCGACGGAGGCGTCGAAGAGCAAGAGCAAGGGCCGCCTGGGGCGCGTGCCGGTAGCGCCTGCCACGGCCGAGATCATGCGCAAGAACATGCGCCCTGACCTCGTGCATGGCAGCGATGCGTCGCCGGAGTCGGACCGGCGCGACAAGTCGCGGTCGACggccgacgctgcgccgaAGGAGCTGAGCGCCGTGGACGTGGCCATCATGCCGACGCAGCGTATCCCGCGCTACGTCCTGCTCCTCCGCGACTTGCTGTCGCACACGAGACCTGATTCAGAGGCGTACCAAGTGCTGcaccaggcgctcgagtccgTGCAAGAGCTGGGCTACCGCTGTGACCAGGCCTCGACGCACACGCAATAGTTGTCCCTAGCGCCTCGCAAGGCGCTCACGTAATGATCGTCACGTGATAATATCGAGCGACCGCGTGCGCccgcggcggcggacgTCTCGCTGCCTTTTGTAACTACGATGGCGGTACGTATCGTCCGGTAGGCTGACGCGCGACAGTCTGGATTCGGTGTCAAGGGTGGCCCATCGCGCTGCTTTACGTTCTGGCAAGAGTTCCGCAAGTGCTACCTCACGTCCGAGTCGCCCAGCGACTGCGCACTCCCACGTGACGACTACCTCGAGTGCCTGCACCACACCAAGGAGGTACGtacgcatgcgcgcctgACCATGCAGCTTGAGCGCACACACCAGATCCACGGCCGCATGATCCAGCTCCAGCATGAAGAGTCgaagcgtgcgcgcgacgtggcGAAACACAGCAACGGCCTGAGCCTCGGTCTCATCGACGTCGATCAAGACACACAGGAGGCCCCGCAGGCAGCTTGAGATAGACGAGTCAACGACTTTGTGCGCGGATAGACTAGCACTCCGCCGTGTCCACCAGCCCACTTGGCCGGCCGTGGCTTCGTTGGCGTGCACCTCCACTGCCATGTCCCAGCTGGTGGCCGCCGGGGGCGCTGTGGGCTTGACGGCGCTCGTATCGTGCGCGGCAGATCgcctggccgagcagcgtgtcgcgctggacgccgtgcaggcGGAAGAGCGTCTGCCATCCTGGCCGCCTCCCTCGCCGCTACTGCCCCAGCCGCGGCCACGGCCCATGCTGCACATATACTGGCCTGCcgatgcgcgtgcgccCGGGACCGTGTACGGTTGGTCGACGCACGAGGTGGTGGTGGTAGCCTGCGTGCATCCAGACACTGAGCCACGAGCGTGGACGCATAtgccgcgtgtgcgcgcCCTGGGACGATGTGTGCGAATGCAAGACGAAGCCAACGAGGATGCCTGGCTCCTAGTCCGACTGGACGCGCGCCACATGCCGCACATGAGACtgcgcagctcggcagACATATGTATGCTGCTGTATACCCCGCCGAATGTGCTGCGAGGCCAGTCGCTCGAGTTGGAGCGCGCTACGAGCGCGCCCTACACGCGTCTCGAGCACCTCTTAGCGATGGACGCCACACGACGAGATGCCATTCGCTCATCCTCGGCCCGTCTGTCGACGGCCGTGACGTACATGAACGTGGCGTCGTATGCGTGTACGTGCACGCCTATACCGAAACAGCGCACACGCGTTGGCTTTCCTCGTCTCGAGatgctgcggcgcgcgtcggcgtaCTCGCTTCTGTGCTGTGCCCTGTACCGCCGTCTGCGGGGCTGGGGCGCGTGGTGCGAGTACCGTACACTGTGGAACGCTGTGCGGCATGAGCTCAAGTACGACGGACGCTTACAGAGCCAGGAGGCGATGCAAAAGGCCATGCACGCGTGCTGGTCAGCGTGGCTCAtgacgctcgtcgacgtggcACTGGGGTGCCTCCTCGCCGGCGTCATGGAGGCACACAGCGCCAAGATCCATCGTGCGATCGTGGGGGGActggcgtgcgtcggaCATGCCTCTTTCCACGCCCTCTTCCACTGGCTCGCGCACTGGCCGCTGGGCATCAAGCTAAACGATGAGCTGGCCCTCTTCTTGAgtgatgcgctcggcagcgTGTCAGCGCTGTACACGTACGTGGTGCTGGAACCAGCTGCGGCTCACATCCCCTCTGCGCTGCGGGTGTGggcgtggacgagctgcttcggCGCGTCCATGGCCCTCGGTGTGGGGGCTGATGCACTTCGGGTAAGCACGGTGCATGTGCGCCTGATGTACGGCGTGCTTCGGCGCGTGCTGGCCTTCTTTGTGGGTGCGGCGAGTGAGCTATTTGACGTGTTTCGCAGCCGGAAACGCAATCCGCTGCACGGCGGGCGTCTCGACCACGCTGAGCACGAGGTGGACCAGCTGTTTGTCGGCACGATTCTGTTCACACTGCTGGCGTTCCTCTTTCCCACCGTGCTCTTGTTTTACTGGgcatgtgctgcgcgcTATTTTGTGGTGCATGCGACGCATACGACTCTCGTCTGTGTCGTGAGTATGCTGTACGACATGCCGCTCTACACGCTTCTCATGCGGTTCTGGGACGCGGCGAGCTTGTCGGATGGCCTTGTGCTGCAGACGCGAGGCGTGATCCGCCTACATGCGCGGCCTATATCtgtgcgcgatgcatgtcGGCCCGTGGGCGTGCATGTCATGCGACTGTCGTACTTGGTGCGCGACGCATACCACATGCTACAGGGGATCCGATTAGCACCTacatgacgacgacgcggacTCGCCCTCGGCCTGGGCCGAGACATCGATAGCTGGGTGTGAGTGTGTACATACGTACTGTGgtgtggcgcagcgctGTCGTTctgcgcatcgtcgccccCAGGAAGGGCCTGAGCGATTTTTTTGAACAGCGGCATGACATTGTGGCCGGCCTTGGCGGACGTCTCGAGGAACATGACATTGTTGTACTCCTtcgcgcgctgctcgccCTCTTCCGTCGACACTTCGCGCTTATCATTCAGATCGGTCTTGttgccgacgagcgcaaTGATGACCTCGTTGCCGCGTtcggcacgcacgtctTCGACCCACTTGGACGTCGACTGGAATGAATCGCGATTCGTCACGTCATACACGACAATCGCAACGGACGAGTCACGGATATACGAAGGTATCAGCGAGCGGAACCGCTCCTGTCCAGCTGTGTCCCATAGCTGCAGACGCACCGTGCGGTCGTCCAGATACATGGTCTTGGACAAAAAGTCGATGCCAATCGTCGCCTGATAGTTCCCGTCGAATGTATCGTACATGAAGCGCGTGATCAGCGACGTCTTCCCCACCGACTGCTCGCCAAGGAATACGAGCTTGAACTtgcgcatcgcgctgctATACTCGCTGCCACCGCTAGTCGTCGCCATATCGAGCGCCCATCGCCCCTCGACTCGACGGCCGCCACGGTCTCTCATGGCCCACGTGGGCCTCATGCCTCCACGCCAGCGCCCTggggcggcggcggcctCCTGCCCCTCCACCGTCATGAAACGCGAGGTCCTTCCGCCTAGGCCCGTATCGCGGGGACCGCTGCGCAAGAGTGCGCGTCGCAGGGGATGGGTACGTCGGCGTTCCGCGCATGCCCCATCGTACCTCGATGTCGCGATACAGACGGTCTGGGTCTACGTGCGAGCGATATGGCGCATGCTGGTACAGTGGCCGCTGGAGCAATGTTACCGCGTGACGTACGCCGTGTTTTTATCACCTACGTCGCATAGAATCGTACTGCGCATGTTCATGCTGTGTGCCTTGCATTTCACGTGCATGGGACTAGCCTTACTGGCGTTTGGTGCATTTTACTATGCGTGGGTGCCCAAGGTGGCCCTGTCCAAGGACGTGTGGCTGCAGTATGGCGAGGGCGCTCCTTGGGCCGATGTGCGCCTGGACGCGACACCATCCGATGCACTCGTATGGCAGAAGGAAGCGCGCCAGCCGATGTTCGACGTCGACCTGCCGTACGACGTGTCTCTCGATTTACGGATTCCCGTCAACCGCGTGAATGTGGACATGGGCAATTTCATGGTCGACATGTCTCTCCGCACGCATGATGGCACCGTGCTGTATGAGTCACACAGGCCTGTGCTCCTAGTTCCAGATCCTCTATTCCTGCGCTGGACGTCACgcatgtcgcgcatgtTGTGGAAGCCGGTGCTCAGCGAGCCTGTGGCCCCGACTCAAttggtgcgtgtgccgctgctACGACGCATCGTGCCTCATGCATCACCTATCGACAGTGGCCCTGCCACATTTCGACAGAAAGGATACCTGGTCTCGCAAGCGCACGTCCGCATCGGGCTCACGACGCATCAAAATGTCATCTTGCCCGATCAGCCGCTCCCTTTGGCGCTGCATCCCAGTGTGGTCCAAATTGAGCATGCGACGCTGCGATTTGAAGCATACCTGTCAGGCGCCGCCTATCTTTTATACGCCTATCCGGTTTTTTCGCTGGCCTCCTTTCTCGTGGTGTTTTCGTCGATCGAGTTTGGCGTGGCTGTCACGATATGGCTCGTGTCGTGCGCCTACTTTTCGTGGATCGCCTAGGCATCTCGTCCGTGCGACACGTGCTTAGTAAATATAATAGGGTGGTCGCAGGCGGTGAAGCAGATAGGTTGGCCATGTCCcaggacgacgcgtcgctgacGGCTACACTGAGCGCCGCCTTCGAGCTCGCGTCGAGTCATAATGCCGCATCCGAGAAAGTCTTGCAGATGCTGAGTGATGTGGCGCGCACGGCTGATGCCCTGTCAGTGATCAGCCCCAACGACCGCTTGGACGAAATTAGCACGCCAGCTTTGCGTATGTTTTTGATTCCCAGCTTGCAGGCCGACGTGCAGACGCGTGCACGTATCGACCCTGCTGAAGATCGcgtcacgcagcgccggAAGCAGGTGGATGCGTCGATCGGTGCGGCACGTACCTTTTTCGCCATGGTGCGACGACACTCCGCGTTACCTGACTCAGTGGTGACGTTACTGCGTCCGTACATGACAAAAGACGCACAGCAGCCCATGGCACCCGCAGATAAGCGCATGTTCAAAATCCAGGTCTTGAAACTTGAAAaagcggcacaggcacggCTCGTAGCGTTCCGCGATGCCTATCGGCACAGGCCCACACCGCCCGCTGATGTATTTTATGATCCGCTCGTCGAGTCAGGAGCagatgacgacgatgataCCGAGATGGTGCCTGTTGTGTCCGCCACGCTCGAGGTCCCCCCTGTCGCGCACCTACGCAGCTATCTCATGCTGCTGATCGTGTTGCATGCACTGCGCACGGCCAACGCACTAGAGTCGCTCCTACAAGAAAAGGAGCTTTTGCaagcgccgccgatgccCGAAGCGCCTGACGCGCCCACGGACACGACATGGCGCCTTGATCCAAGCTGGACATCGCCTGCAtcggatgcgccgctgctaAGCGAGAGTGGAAGACCGCTGCGCCCCTTTACCATCATACCCAAacgcgagcagctcaagtCAGAGGTGTTCCGCCCGTCACACCGTCTGCCGACGATGAGCATAGACGAGTACCTGGAAGAGGAGACGCGACGCGGGAGAATTCTTCCGAGCACGGACAAGgacgcaccgacgccgcggGCGCAGCGACAAGTCGAGAGCGAACAAGACGGGACGCGCACCGCCGACGAAGCTGAGGAAGCGGCACGGCAAGAGGCCATCTACTGGGACGCCTATACAGAGAGTCACCGGCGTGGCGAGGGCAACACGATGAACCGCGGTTAAGGATAGCGACTCGCATGTGCTTGGATCGTGTGTGCGCGGATACTCGGTGCGGACCATTCGTCGTCGCTGAGGGTGAGGAGCGTGATGCGCAGTGGCGACACCTCGACCTGGATTGGCGCATACGGGACCATTTCGCCATCGACGCTCAGGaaccgccgcggcgtgtTGGGGTGCGGCGTGATACGTAATGCGTGGACTTTGATGTAGTGCATGCCGCGGTCAAAAATATGATCACCCGactcgccatgcagcgtTGCAGAGATCTTCTGTAGAGCGGAGGTGCGTTGGTCCTGGATGAGCACGTCCATTAGGCCATCGCTTGGGCAGGTGTATGGGAATGCCATGAGGCCGCGTGACACAAACGGCACCTTGCCGGCATagacgctcgagacggacacatcgaggcgcgtccAGGTATCATCGGTGGGTGGCCGAGCGCTCTCGCtcaggcgcagcggcacgtcggcggTCGGCAGCGGATCGAGCACACTTCCGCGCAGCAGTTGGTGTGCGTCTTCGACAGGTAGTGGCGATTCTTGAATGCGCTCGGGCGTCTTCTTCGCGGCATGATACATATCAGCTCGGCTAGCCGTGCCTGACGGACCGAAGCATACTTCGACGGTGATGGGGCATGGCCTGTTCCGCAGCACGGACAAGACGTAGCCGAGTTCGAAGCGGGCGTCACCCATGAAGCGCCATGACTCGGTTCCGATATCGATATCGGCAATAATGCCGATCGCTTGTGACATGAACGAGTAGTACTGGACGTAGGAGCGTCCGTCGGGACCGAcgccatgcagcgtgtAGGGACAGGAGTAGGCGGACGTAAAGGCATCTTGCGGTTGCGTAACAGTCATGAGCTCGTGTGTATACGGCACACCCTTAATCGCACTTAGGCAGGCATGCACGGCAGAGAAGCCGACGGCCGTGCCATGCAGACTCACAAACAGGCCATTTCCGCTGCCGGCCGGCACCGGCACGACAGggagcgtgagcgcatgggCTGCATCTGTACGGCACGCAAGACCATTCAGGCTCTCATGCAGAGTGCCATCGCCACCCACACACGCAAGCGCATCGTACTGCGACACGTCAAGCGACTCGCAAGAGCGGTACGCATCACCGCGTTTTTTGGTCTCGACGACGTGTATCGTGCATCGCGCCGCGTTGAATGTAGGCTTGACGACATCATCGAGCATTTTTTTCGCGTGTCCCTTGCCGCCAAACGGGTTGCAGATAATGAGGACTCGTCGCTGGGGTCGCGTTCGGTGATACGCCAGCTGCATGACGTGAGCAGCCCACTCAGCGCCTTCGCcatcgacatgctgcgcctcaAACGTGAAAGGCTCGAGCTCTGCAGCATTCTTGTGCCGCTCAGTCCACTGTGTGCGAGAGAGAACGCGTGGAGCGTGACACAAGTGGCGGCGCGGTGCCACCACGGCGATGGACAGAGTGGGCGAAGTCCATGTCACATCAAGAACGAGCTCGATAGGGATATGCAGCCACGTACTCTTGTCGACGACTACCTCCAGTGCGCGGTCGGCTATACACACACTCGCCGCCTTGCCCTGCACGGTCGCCGGCAACGCCCACGGTGAGGCTGCCTTGGTCATGGAGGAAAGAGAGCACCAAGTGGAGTGATGACTATTTGCCCtacagctcgtcgtgcgcggacgacgaggccgtTGCCTCCGCGGCGGCTGACGACGCGTCCTGTGTCGCCTTGGTAGCAGCCTTGGCAATGCGCTCATTCATGACGGCTGAAAGCACGTTGATTTTGCGCGTAATGTCGTCGATTTTTTCGCCGGTCAAGGCCGACAGGCCTTGCGCCTGCTTAGACAGCATCTTGGACAAGCGTTCATGCTCGCGCTTCACGTACTCGGTGCCGTCGCGCAGGATACGCTCGAGGACACGCACATAGTAATCAGCCGCCGAGGCCTTGCGCGTGGACGACACATGGTCCTTGAGTTCCTGCACATAGGCCTTCACCTCGTCGAGGAGGGTGCCACGGGCCGCCTCGGTCACGGCCGCGTAAAAGCGAGCGGCGAGGCCATCGAGCTTCGGAAGGCGGCCGGCGAGCGGCGTCAGCGTGCCCTCGAGTGTGCGGAACGTACCGCACTTCTCGTTCATAAACGCAAGCAGCTCCTCGGCCGTGCGCTCCTTGAGGTACGGACGAGGCCACTTGTCGGAAGACCCAGCCGGGAAGAAAGACAGGGTCGGGAAGCTGGCGATCTGGAAGCGCGTGCGGATCTCGGCATTCTTGGGATCGTCTACATCGATCTTGGCCATCACGCAATGCGAgtcgcgctccagcacgcgcgcgacCTGCTCGTAGATCGGCGCCAGACGCTTGCAGTGGCCGCACCAAGGAGCATAAAACtccacgagcacgtcgaggtCAGGATTTTCCACAATGCTGTTGAAGTTGTCGACGTTGAGTTCAATGGCAGCGGGAGGAGCAGGTGGCGGCATACTGCTCTTGATCTGTGACTGTTGCGTCACAAAATCAGCAAGCGCCTCGGTCGTGCGAGGGCCGTTGTACGGCACGCCTTGCTGCGAGTTGGGTGGGAAGTACATGAGCGTGGGGAAGCCGCTCAATTTGATGCGATCAGCCAGCTCGCGATTCGCATCAGCATCGACCTTGGCAATGACGACCTTGTCTTTCTTCTTCGCAAACGCATCCGCCAATTTCTCGTACTCAGGCGCCAGACGCTTGCAGTGACCGCACCAGGGCGCAAAGAATTCCACCATGGCGCCAGCCGACTTGCCGACGACAGCATCATAGTCTGCAGTCTGCGTAAGGTCCAGCACATGGGAAGCCTGtgccacggccgccaccAGGGCCAGCACCAGCGTCCACAGCCACATCGCGTGCATGTTGGAGGAAACAGAGGCGGTGTGTCACGCGGCCTTATAAGCGGCCCGTGCGTCTATATGCATTGATGACGTGGACACAGAAGCCTGCTACGCCCGATAGCCTGCGCGATCGGGTGCCTGGCCTGCATCATGCTGCCCTTCGTACCTCGCAGCGTAGCAGGTACGAAGCGTGTGCATCCCGCGGGacggccgccaccgccgccaccgccgccaaAACCGCAATGTCATGCGAGCAGGGATATGCGACCTGTGGCAGCAGCGCTGCTCAATCTCCTCTCGCCATGGTGGGCTGCGCAAAGAGGCGTGTATAGCGGCAATGAAGCCCTAGCAGAGCTGGTCCAGTTGGCCACGAGGCAGGATGTGCATGTGATGCAGTTCCTAGCGAATCCTGTTCTACCAAGGCTGGGATGCACATCCAGCGCGGATTTGTGCGCCGCACTTGAGGCGCTCTATGCTCtgcatgtcgtgcagcaAGGCAGGGATGCATTCCATGTGCGGCTTGCAGCAGCTGATCATGTGCAAGTCGTGTTTCTCGAGCACGCCGTGGAAcacgcgtgcgatgcacTGGAGTTGGCTGAAAGCGTGacgtcgctcgtcgacgctcCGCACGTCTACGCAGTTGTATCACCGACAGCGACGCCCATGCAAGTCGAACTGCCTCGGCGGCCTATCCGAGATGCTTTGGTTTGTCTGGATGCTGCATCTGCCGAGGAGCTATTGCTCCGCTATGGCTGGACGTATAAGTCGCGTCCCTTTGGTCCCTCTGCACGCTGCATGACTTGGGACCAGTTTGAGCAGAGACGCGCCGAGTACGAAGCATGGCGGCAAGAGCTCGTGCGCCAGAACATACAGGCAACACGCGCAGCTCAGCACGACCACACAGACTATCCTCAGCATACCATCGTGGCTGTCATGACCGCGCAAAGCGTGGCTGTCGACGCGCTCAAGtcgcgcctcgctgcgGTCGCGCCAAATGCGATTGACTATGTGGATGCGCAAAAGCCCAGCGTAATATATGTGCGATGCGCttcggcggcggcggctgcatcGGTGGCGCAGAGCCTAGGACCGCCATCATACGTCCTGCAAGGCGCAGAGCAGGCCGCATACTGGGCCCAGGTGCCACAGCGCGTCCGCCATGCAGCGATGCGACGCAGCCTAAAATATACCCGTGCCGACTGAGAGGGCCACCTGCGTGGCAGGCTCCGATGCCATGAGCTGGCCATCGGCGGTGACATCGAACGTCTCCGGGTCCACCTTGATGACAGGCAGCGTATCGTTGAGCAGCATGTCCTTTTTGGTGAGGCCTGTGCACCGTGTGACAGGCATACAGCGCTTGCTGAGGCCATAGCGGCCGACGTTGGCAAGACTTACTTTGCTGACAAAGGCGATGCTATTTTCGGCGGCACACCGCGGTTGGAAGCCAAATGTCTTGCGCAGGTAGATCGGCTGTACCGTGGGAATGCTGCCATTGGAGTCTCCCGTGTTGCCCATGACAATCTGCCCGCCCTTGATGACCATCTCGGGACGCACGCCGAAGTGCTCGCGCTTATACACGACGAGATCAGCAAACTTGCCGACCTCGACGGATCCCACCACGTGGGAGATGCCGTGTGCCACGGCCGGATTGATCGTGTACTTGGCAATGTAGCGCCGGATGCGTGCGTTGTCGTCCGTGAGCGAGTCGTTGCTGTACGTCGTACGCAGCGGACCGCGCTGGGCCTTCATCTTGTCAGCGAGtcgccatgtgcgtgaaATGACCTCGCCAATGCGGCCCATGGCCTGGGAGTCGGAGCTCATGATGCTGATCGCGCCAatgtcgtgcagcacatcctCAGCGGCAATCGTTTCGGCGCGGATTCGCGAGTCGGCAAATGCAACATCTTCAGCAATGTTCTTGGACAGGTGATGACACACCATGAGCATGTCGAGGTGCTCGTCAATCGTGTTGGAAGCGTAAGGCTGTGTGGGGTTCGTTGATGCGGGTAACACATTGAGCTCACCACACGCACGGATAATGTCGGGCGCATGTCCGCCGCCGGCACCCTCGGTGTGGTATGTGTGAATCGTG
It includes:
- a CDS encoding NADH dehydrogenase (ubiquinone) Fe-S protein 5, coding for MASGFGVKGGPSRCFTFWQEFRKCYLTSESPSDCALPRDDYLECLHHTKELERTHQIHGRMIQLQHEESKRARDVAKHSNGLSLGLIDVDQDTQEAPQAA
- a CDS encoding phosphatidylinositol glycan, class Q, whose product is MSQLVAAGGAVGLTALVSCAADRLAEQRVALDAVQAEERLPSWPPPSPLLPQPRPRPMLHIYWPADARAPGTVYGWSTHEVVVVACVHPDTEPRAWTHMPRVRALGRCVRMQDEANEDAWLLVRLDARHMPHMRLRSSADICMLLYTPPNVLRGQSLELERATSAPYTRLEHLLAMDATRRDAIRSSSARLSTAVTYMNVASYACTCTPIPKQRTRVGFPRLEMLRRASAYSLLCCALYRRLRGWGAWCEYRTLWNAVRHELKYDGRLQSQEAMQKAMHACWSAWLMTLVDVALGCLLAGVMEAHSAKIHRAIVGGLACVGHASFHALFHWLAHWPLGIKLNDELALFLSDALGSVSALYTYVVLEPAAAHIPSALRVWAWTSCFGASMALGVGADALRVSTVHVRLMYGVLRRVLAFFVGAASELFDVFRSRKRNPLHGGRLDHAEHEVDQLFVGTILFTLLAFLFPTVLLFYWACAARYFVVHATHTTLVCVVSMLYDMPLYTLLMRFWDAASLSDGLVLQTRGVIRLHARPISVRDACRPVGVHVMRLSYLVRDAYHMLQGIRLAPT
- a CDS encoding Ras-related protein Rab-6A, which produces MATTSGGSEYSSAMRKFKLVFLGEQSVGKTSLITRFMYDTFDGNYQATIGIDFLSKTMYLDDRTVRLQLWDTAGQERFRSLIPSYIRDSSVAIVVYDVTNRDSFQSTSKWVEDVRAERGNEVIIALVGNKTDLNDKREVSTEEGEQRAKEYNNVMFLETSAKAGHNVMPLFKKIAQALPGGDDAQNDSAAPHHTIDVSAQAEGESASSSCRC
- a CDS encoding seipin, with the protein product MKREVLPPRPVSRGPLRKSARRRGWVRRRSAHAPSYLDVAIQTVWVYVRAIWRMLVQWPLEQCYRVTYAVFLSPTSHRIVLRMFMLCALHFTCMGLALLAFGAFYYAWVPKVALSKDVWLQYGEGAPWADVRLDATPSDALVWQKEARQPMFDVDLPYDVSLDLRIPVNRVNVDMGNFMVDMSLRTHDGTVLYESHRPVLLVPDPLFLRWTSRMSRMLWKPVLSEPVAPTQLVRVPLLRRIVPHASPIDSGPATFRQKGYLVSQAHVRIGLTTHQNVILPDQPLPLALHPSVVQIEHATLRFEAYLSGAAYLLYAYPVFSLASFLVVFSSIEFGVAVTIWLVSCAYFSWIA
- a CDS encoding immunoglobulin-binding protein 1, with the translated sequence MSQDDASLTATLSAAFELASSHNAASEKVLQMLSDVARTADALSVISPNDRLDEISTPALRMFLIPSLQADVQTRARIDPAEDRVTQRRKQVDASIGAARTFFAMVRRHSALPDSVVTLLRPYMTKDAQQPMAPADKRMFKIQVLKLEKAAQARLVAFRDAYRHRPTPPADVFYDPLVESGADDDDDTEMVPVVSATLEVPPVAHLRSYLMLLIVLHALRTANALESLLQEKELLQAPPMPEAPDAPTDTTWRLDPSWTSPASDAPLLSESGRPLRPFTIIPKREQLKSEVFRPSHRLPTMSIDEYLEEETRRGRILPSTDKDAPTPRAQRQVESEQDGTRTADEAEEAARQEAIYWDAYTESHRRGEGNTMNRG
- a CDS encoding sphingosine kinase, with amino-acid sequence MTKAASPWALPATVQGKAASVCIADRALEVVVDKSTWLHIPIELVLDVTWTSPTLSIAVVAPRRHLCHAPRVLSRTQWTERHKNAAELEPFTFEAQHVDGEGAEWAAHVMQLAYHRTRPQRRVLIICNPFGGKGHAKKMLDDVVKPTFNAARCTIHVVETKKRGDAYRSCESLDVSQYDALACVGGDGTLHESLNGLACRTDAAHALTLPVVPVPAGSGNGLFVSLHGTAVGFSAVHACLSAIKGVPYTHELMTVTQPQDAFTSAYSCPYTLHGVGPDGRSYVQYYSFMSQAIGIIADIDIGTESWRFMGDARFELGYVLSVLRNRPCPITVEVCFGPSGTASRADMYHAAKKTPERIQESPLPVEDAHQLLRGSVLDPLPTADVPLRLSESARPPTDDTWTRLDVSVSSVYAGKVPFVSRGLMAFPYTCPSDGLMDVLIQDQRTSALQKISATLHGESGDHIFDRGMHYIKVHALRITPHPNTPRRFLSVDGEMVPYAPIQVEVSPLRITLLTLSDDEWSAPSIRAHTIQAHASRYP
- a CDS encoding protein disulfide-isomerase A6; amino-acid sequence: MWLWTLVLALVAAVAQASHVLDLTQTADYDAVVGKSAGAMVEFFAPWCGHCKRLAPEYEKLADAFAKKKDKVVIAKVDADANRELADRIKLSGFPTLMYFPPNSQQGVPYNGPRTTEALADFVTQQSQIKSSMPPPAPPAAIELNVDNFNSIVENPDLDVLVEFYAPWCGHCKRLAPIYEQVARVLERDSHCVMAKIDVDDPKNAEIRTRFQIASFPTLSFFPAGSSDKWPRPYLKERTAEELLAFMNEKCGTFRTLEGTLTPLAGRLPKLDGLAARFYAAVTEAARGTLLDEVKAYVQELKDHVSSTRKASAADYYVRVLERILRDGTEYVKREHERLSKMLSKQAQGLSALTGEKIDDITRKINVLSAVMNERIAKAATKATQDASSAAAEATASSSAHDEL